One Sulfolobus sp. S-194 DNA segment encodes these proteins:
- a CDS encoding methyltransferase, giving the protein MDEFVVNDVVNGIPLSLISSYGVFSKKNLDLGTRILLENIVLPEEGVVADIGCGYGPIGIYIALKNPNLKVYMIDIDKKAVYLAEKNVKRYKLENRVIVIRNNILENLDIQLKGAYSNPPLKSGKEFIEKLAQQSYERLLHNGILEVVVYKGEKNVLDIFGKYFNEVKIVKRAKGYSIILAVKN; this is encoded by the coding sequence ATGGATGAATTTGTTGTTAATGATGTAGTAAATGGTATACCCTTATCATTGATAAGTAGTTATGGTGTTTTTTCTAAGAAGAACTTAGACCTTGGCACAAGAATACTACTAGAAAATATAGTCCTTCCAGAGGAAGGAGTTGTAGCTGATATTGGTTGTGGTTACGGACCAATAGGGATTTATATCGCCTTGAAGAATCCTAATCTCAAAGTTTATATGATAGATATTGATAAAAAGGCTGTTTATTTAGCTGAAAAAAATGTTAAGAGATATAAATTAGAAAATAGAGTAATAGTGATAAGAAATAATATATTAGAAAATCTTGATATACAATTAAAAGGAGCATACTCAAATCCTCCTCTTAAATCCGGTAAAGAATTCATTGAAAAGCTAGCTCAACAAAGTTATGAGAGACTTTTACATAATGGTATTTTAGAGGTAGTTGTGTACAAAGGAGAAAAGAATGTGCTAGATATATTTGGAAAGTATTTTAATGAAGTTAAAATAGTAAAAAGAGCAAAGGGTTACTCAATTATTTTAGCGGTTAAAAATTAA